The following proteins are co-located in the Psilocybe cubensis strain MGC-MH-2018 chromosome 5, whole genome shotgun sequence genome:
- a CDS encoding Unconventional myosin-Ie, whose protein sequence is MSPQDPQTAALLAHVVSQIEQNVEFLASQNYISQADASAILTKLPNSNQATNHSAGPIASLAGRISNLGINRTPSAARAVPPPPPPSRALPQAKALWAYSSNDAEDLSFAPGDIIEIVEETNADWWTGRVNGKQGLFPSTYVEKLPEVQLPTPNATPAPTKAYKPFGAAMHGTNMPPPPGQGVNSVGLQEKPGTEAKKDKYGQYKNTLAHSAVGGVGFGAGSAIGGGLVRAIF, encoded by the exons ATGTCGCCCCAAGATCCCCAGACTGCTGCTCTTCTTGCTCATGTAGTTTCACAAATCGAACAGAACGTTGAGTTTCTGGCTTCACAGAACTACATCTCACAGGCGGATGCCTCTGCTATCTTGACCAAACTGCCAAATTCGAATCAGGCCACTAATCACAGCGCTGGGCCAATTGCATCTCTGGCAGGCAGGATTTCTAACCTAGGAATCAATAGAACGCCATCAGCTGCTCGTGCAGttccgccaccaccaccaccatctcgTGCGCTACCACAGGCAAAGGCACTGTGGGCGTACAGCAGTAAT GATGCCGAAGACCTTTCGTTCGCACCAGGAGATATCATAGAAATTGTAGAAGAGACAAACGCCGACTGGTGGACGGGCAGAGTGAACGGGAAGCAAGGTCTTTTCCCTTCGACATACGTAGAGAAGTTGCCCGAGGTCCAGTTGCCAACGCCGAATGCTACACCTGCGCCAACAAAAGCGTATAAGCCTTTCGGTGCGGCTATGCACGGTACCAACATGCCTCCACCCCCAGGCCAAGGCGTCAATTCAGTAGGCTTGCAAGAAAAGCCCGGGACTGAAGCAAAGAAGGATAAGTATGGACAGTACAAGAACACT TTGGCACATTCTGCTGTTGGCGGTGTTGGCTTTGGCGCCG GTTCTGCAATCGGCGGAGGGCTAGTTCGCGCAATCTTCTGA